GTCTGGGATGCCTTGAGACAAATCCCTGCTGGCGACACCCGAACCTATGGGGCGCTGGCGGCCTCTTTGGGAAAACCCGGCGCAGTGCGGGCCGTCGCCCGCGCCAACGGAGCCAACCAGATTGCCATCGTCGTGCCTTGCCACCGGATCCTCGGCGCCGACGGCAGCCTCACTGGCTATGGTGGTGGCCTCTGGCGTAAGCAAAAGTTGATCGAACTCGAGCAGGGCTATCGCAGCGCCTGATCTGTTCAACCCAATGATTAGGCCCGTTTTTCCGCCAGCACCAGATGGCCATAGATCGGCTTGCCCTCATCGGTGCGGACAATGATCATCTGGAAATGCTTCACATCCATGCCATTCGCATCAAGCAAGGCCCGGACATAGCGTTCCGAATGGGCAAAGCGCTGAAGGCGTCCTACCTTATAGGAGGCGTCACCAAACTCGTCTTCCGGCAGAGTTTCTGACGAGAAGGCAAACAGGCCCTTGGTATCGAGACAGCGCCCAACATGATGGAATTTCTCGTCCAGCTCGCCCAGATAAGGCAGCACATCAGTCGACACGATCAGGTCCCAGCCACCTTCCTCGCCGGTGCCGTCATCTTCAATGTCGCGCAAAAACTCGACCACGTCGCCTGCATAGAGATCGTCATAGACGTCCTTGTCATAGGCTTCGTCCAGCATGCCGGTTGAAATGTCGACGCCGATCATGTTGTCGACCTTCTCGGCCATCGCAATGCCGGTCAGCCCGGTGCCGCAGCCCAGATCAAGCATCCGGGTAAAACGGCGCTCCGGTTGATATTGGACGATCATCTCGCGCACCATCATCGGCACAGCATAACCCAGATCATCAACGAGGATTTTCTCAAATGCCGCCGCATGCTGATCGAACAGGGTGGCGACATAGGCAACCGGTGCCTTGTCGGGCTGTGGCCCCAACCCCATTGCTGCCAGTCGAACTGAGGCGCCTGCATGATCATCCGGGTCTATGGTCAGGGCTTGCCGATAGGCCTCTGCCGCTTCGGCCTTCTGCCCCGCCTTTTCCAACTCCAGCCCACGATTATAGGCTTCCGCGAGGGCGTCTGTGTCGATTTCGCTCATGATCATTCTGCCTGCTATGAATATGGCAGAAGCTCTACACGGCAAGTGTAAAAAGGTCCAGTCAGAATGACAGGCTCCAATGGCGCGTGGCTTGAAACCTGCCCAACCTCTGGCTAGATAAACTGAACCAATTGAGATTCGCTTCTCGCGATAGGGTCGTTGAGATCAAGCCAATGACGTTAAAATGAGCACAGTCACGATCTATACCGACGGAGCCTGTTCGGGAAATCCGGGGCCATGCCCTCGACGCCCGCAGCGCCTATGGCGCGAGGACGCGAAATCCTGACCATGTCGCCCGCAGCGCGATTAGCGCGAGGACGCGAAACCTTAAGATGAAGCCGCCAAGAGTGAAGCAAGGACGTTAAAATGAGCACAGTCACGATCTATACAGACGGAGCCTGTTCGGGAAATCCGGGGCCGGGCGGCTGGGGGGCTTTGCTGACCTTTGGTGAGCATGAAAAGGAATTGTGCGGTGGAGAGGCCGAGACCACCAACAACCGGATGGAATTGCAGGCGGCGATCGAAGCGCTGAATGCCCTCAAGCGCGCCTGTGAGGTCGATCTTTGGACTGACAGCCAATATGTCAAAGGCGGCATCACTGGCTGGATCCACGGCTGGAAGAAAAATGGCTGGAAGACTGCCAACAAGAAACCGGTGAAGAATGCCGAGCTCTGGCAGGCCCTGGACGAAGCGTTGAAACGGCACAAGGTCAATTGGCACTGGGTGAAGGGGCATGCGGGCCATGAAGGCAATGAGCGGGCGGATGATCTGGCCCGTCGTGGCATGGCACCCTTCAAGGCTGAACGCAGCTGACAAACGCTTGGGGCTAGCCCCAAAAGAAAAGGGTGGAACCCGCGAAGGGCTCCACCAGTGAGGTCGTGTGAGATCAAGCTGTTCGAAATTTCTGAAAGGCTGACACAATTGGGTGACTGATCAGCCTTTCAGGGTCTTGTAGGGCGCACAGACCCTTGCCTGTCCGGTTCATCCTGAACCGCTCAGACAAGGGGCCGCGCGAGACCGTCTCTCCCAGATGGGGATGCCAGGAGAGGATGGTCAACTTCTTGCAATCGTCTTCAAGCCGTTGGTGTGGCCGGGCAATCAGCCACGCGTTGCGATGATGGACATCCGGCGGATATCCGCTTTGGCGAATGTGCGCACATCCTGCATCTTGGAACAGAATTCGATGCCCATCTTGTCGCCGTTCTTCCAGATAACCTTGGCGTCGGCCAATGTGCCTTCCTTGCGATTGAGCAGGGAAAATTCATTGGGGAGGGCGCAGGTCGGGTCGAGCGTTATTTGCATGCCGTGGCTGCTCTCGTTGCGAATGACGCAATCAAGGCTGATCGCGAAATTGTTATAGAAGACCTTGCCACCTTTCAGGACGCGCTGGCGATCTTCCGTGCGGCGTTCCGGTGTGTGTGTCACTGTTTAAATCCCCCTGAATGCTCGGCTGGCCAGATCCTGCGTCGCGCGGACCGTTTCCACCGATGCGTCCATCATTACGGATCCGGAGAGGCCGGACCGCATTTGATTTGAATTTTATCAATTTCCGATTGCGTCTGCACGGGAGAAGTGATTCGGAGGTTAATTAAAGGTTAATGACGACAGTGTTCCGTGTGGACACTATTTTTTGCTTCAAAGTTTCAATGTCTTAAAATGGTTTATGGGTTATTTTCCATGTTTCTGAGCAGTGAAGAATAAAAATGACCACACCGCGCGCGAGGCAATTGAGCGGCAAAAAAGAATCTCCGTACTTGTCCTGAGAAATCAAAAACAGATTAGTTAAAAGAGGAACAAATAAAGTACGAATTGGGGATAAGTGAAGGGAAGCCCAAAATGCGAAATAGGTGGAAAAATTGCCCCGCGTCAATCTTGACTCGCAAGGATAGTCGAAGAGTCAGAGGCTTATCGCATCGCACATTGGGGATATGTGGAAAGCCAAAAAAAGGCTTGTCAGCTTACCGCGAAAAGAACGTTAAAGAATCGTTTCCTAATCCGCACAGCCTTGCCAGACTAGCGCCAGATGCAGACAAAGCGCGGATGTCTGATCGAGGCAACCTATTTCTGGTTTCGATTACTTCAAATTCCGATCCGTGGCGCAAGCCGCGAACAAAGAGGCTTGGCACTTTCAGGTGCCATCGCGGCTCGGTTTGTCTGTGTCAAAATCTGTCCCGGGTGGGTGCGGCACACTTTCACCCGAGATTGGTTTTCTTGGATGGCAAGACCAAAACAAAGGAAAGGCAATACTGTCGTGACACAGGATAACAAAGCGGTGGAAATCGGTTCCTACTTCGAACAGTTCATCTCAAAACAGGTCGCTTCCGGGCGCTTTGGCAGCGATGCCGAAGTGTTGCAGGCCGGTTTGAGGCTCCTTGAAGAAAAAATGCTGCAGTTCCACTTGCAGCAGTCCGAACTCGTCTCGAAGCACGACAGGTCTGAAAAGGATCTCGAAGCCCTGACGCATGAAACATCCGAAATTTCGCACTCCATGGCAGACGCCATGCGTGCACTGGCATCTAGCGCCGCTCCTGCTGGTCCGGTGATCCCGACCACCAAGGGGCTGCTGCGCTCCCAAATCGCAGCAGAATAAGCGCTTCAGAATCCCCCTTTATCGGGGCGACAGCCTTTCCGGAAAAGCAGTGCAGCAATTCTGCGCTGCTTTTCCTTTGCCTGTCTTCAGTCCGGCATGTTCGATCCCTCATTCAGGCAAAATCCCCGCATCCGCTCCGTGCGTATGTGGGCGATCCACATCGCAATCGCTGTGGCTGGTGGCCGTGCGTCGCCTCAGGCTTGCCCTGCCTGATCGGACCATGTAGGGTGCCGCGCGTAATGAAAGAAGGAGCCTGAAACAACTCAGGCTCAGGAGACAAAGGGCGCATTCGTCGTGAAATATGTCAGCACCAGGGGGCAGGCCCCCGAACTAGGTTTTTGTGATGCCATTCTGGCAGGTCTTGCCAGTGATGGTGGGCTTTATGTACCCAAGACCTGGCCGACATTGACCACCGAGGACATGGCGGCACTGGCGGGCAAAAGCTACCAAGAGATCGCCTTTGCGGTGATGAAGCCATTTGTCGAAGGTGAAATTCCAGACGACACCTTTCGCACCATGATTGACGAGGCCTATGCCACCTTCCGTCATGATGCGGTAACGCCGCTGATCCAGACCGGTGCCAATGAGTTTGTGCTTGAACTGTTCCATGGTCCGACCCTTGCCTTCAAGGACGTCGCCATGCAGTTGCTCGCCCGCCTGATGGATTTCGTGCTGGCCGAGCGCAACGCCCGTGCCACCATCATCGGTGCAACCTCTGGCGACACTGGTGGGGCGGCGATCGAAGCCTTCCGGGGGCGCTCCAACACCGATATTTTCATCATGTTCCCCAATGGCCGTGTCTCGCCTGTTCAGCAGCGCCAGATGACCTCTGTGCTCGATGACAATGTGCATTGCATCGCGCTTGAGGGCCATTTCGATGACTGTCAGGCCATCGTCAAGGATCTGTTCGCCAACAAGAGCTTCCGTGACGAGATTGCCCTGTCAGGCGTCAACTCCATCAACTGGGGGCGGATCATGGCGCAGGTGGTCTATTACTTCACCGCTGCCCTGTCGCTGGGCGCGCCGCATCGCACTGTCTCCTTCACGGTTCCAACGGGCAATTTTGGGGACATTTTCGCCGGCTTTGTTGCCAAGCAGATGGGACTGCCAATCGACAAATTGGTGATCGCCACCAATCAGAATGACATTCTGGCCCGGACGCTGGAAAATGGTGCCTACGAAGTGCTTGGCGTCACCCCATCAGCATCCCCGAGCATGGACATTCAGGTCTCCTCCAACTTCGAGCGGCTGTTGTTTGAGGTCCATGATCGGGACGCCGACAGCGTTGTGCGCATGATGTCCGGTCTGAAGCAGTCCGGCTCTTTCACAATTGCCGAGGGGCCTTTGTCTCGCCTGCGTGACGGTTTTGCTGCGGATCGAGCCAGTGAGCAAGACACCGCGCAAACCATTCGTCAGGTGCTGGCCGACACGGGCTATTTGCTGGATCCACATTCGGCTGTTGGTGTGCATGTGGCCCGCAAGGTGGCTGCAGCAGACAACTCAAACAGCCCGATGGTGGTTCTCTCAACCGCCCATCCGGCCAAATTCCCGGCTGCAGTTGAAGAGGCTTCGGGCCAATATCCGGATTTGCCCCTCTGGCTGTCGAACCTGATGGATCGTGAAGAGCGCTTCTCGATACTGGAAAACAGCGCTGACGCCGTCGAGGCCTTCATGCGAGAACGGGCCCGCGCCCTTCATGAGGCTTGATCCGCAACGCCACAGATCCTAAAACTACGGATCAATCAGACCGCCAGACGCTCCTGCTCGCTGCCATGCGGGTGGGAGCGTCTGACCATAAACCCTGACGCTGTCAGGAAAGGGAGGAAAGCATTTGACCGTTAACATGACCCGTCTCACCAACGGCATGACCGTTCTGTCCGATGAAATGCCTCACTTGAAAAGCGCCGCTGTCGGGGTTTGGATTGCAGCGGGCTCACGGTCTGAAGGGGCCGATGAGCATGGCATTTCCCATTTGCTCGAACATATGGCCTTTAAAGGCACGGCAACGCGGTCTGCGACCGATATCGTTGAGCAGATTGAGGCCGTGGGTGGCGAGGTCAATGCGGCAACCGGGATCGAAAGCACGTCCTACTATGCGCGCATTCTTGAAGAGGATGTTCCGCTTGCCATCGACATTCTTGGCGACATCCTCAGCAACTCGACCTTCGATCCTGAAGAACTGCGCCGCGAAAAGCATGTCATCCTGCAGGAAATCGGTGCAGCCCATGATGCGCCCGAAGATCGGGTCTTCGACCACATTCAGGAACTGGCTTTCCCGGATCAACCCTTGGGTCGCACCATTCTGGGCACCGCCGAAACGGTCCAGTCCTTCACGCCCGACGCCATTCATGACTATCTGGGGCAGCATTATCATGGACCTTCGATGATCCTGTCTGCAGCTGGTGGTGTGCGCCACGAAGAGCTGGTGGCCTTGGGGGAGCAGGCATTTGGTGGCTTTGCCGATCAGCCGGCCAAACCGCTGGTGCCAGCACACTATGTGGGCGGCGAAAGCCGGGATCTGCAAAAGGATCTGATGGAAGCGCAGGTCATTCTTGGCTTCAAGGGCCGTTCCTACAAGAGCGAGGATTTCTACAAGTCCCAAATTCTCGCCTCCATGCTCGGTGGCGGCATGTCATCGCGGCTGTTTCAGGAAGTGCGCGAGAAGCGTGGCCTGTGTTACTCCGTCTATGCCTTTCATTGGGGCTTTGCCGACAGCGGCCTGTTCGGCATCCACGCGGCGACCAGCGCTGAAGATCTCGAAGAATTAATGCCGGTCATCACGGGAGAACTGGCCCGCGCTGCAGAGGATTTCTCCGATGCCGAGCTTAATCGCGCCCGTGCCCAGATCAAGGCAGGTTTGCTGATGGGTATGGAAAGCCCGTCGGCCCGCGCCAGCCAGTTGGCCCGCCAACGCATGATTTTCGGGCAGCCACGTTCGCTTGAGGAAATGGTTGACGCCATCGCCGAGATTTCCATCGATGACATTCGCAATCTGGCTGCCGACATTATCACCGGTTCCAAGCCATCCCTTGCCTCGGTCGGGCCAGTTGAAAAGCTGATGTGGGCCGATGAAGTGGCCGAACGGATGGGGTCTGCGACAAACTGACATGGGGACGAGCGGTGCGTTTCCCGGATTCGCACTGACAGACGACTGGTCCACCGCCGTTAACTGACCTAAAAAGAGAAGACTTCCTTTTTGGTCAGTCCCGTATATGTGCCTGCCTGATGGTCTTTGTCATCATGCGCATCCGTAACGGGAGAGGGGGCGATGGCACCATCCGCGTGTCAAAGCCCGTGCAAGCACCAGAAGGGGAACTGCACCGCATTCGGTTGGCCTCAATTCGGGCTAGGGGAAATGCGGTTGTTCTATTAGTATGGATCTGCAACCTTTGTGGGTCCGCGCAGCAGATCCTGACGGTTCGCATATTTGAACACCCGCTCATGCGAACCTCTGGCGGTGAATTGACACTGTTCAGAGGCGGCAACAGCAAGGCTGGAAGAACGATATGGCTGGCGATCAGGTTGGGTCCGGTAAAGCCTGGATGACCCTTTTGCTGCATGCAGTGAAAGGCAAGCTTATGCGTCCTCGCATGCGCGCAGACTTTGAAACCCGAAAAGGTCCAGACCCGATTCGGCGTTTCTCGGCCTCACTGGGGTCTGTCTGGACCGGTATCCCTACACCGCCACCACACTCGTCCCCCCTGAGCAACGCACTGATCTATTTGCGCCATCCTTCCAAGGCAGACTATAATCAGTGGGCCTGTTTGCGCGCTGCCAGTGCTGACTTCCTGCGCCCCTGGGAACCCTTGTGGGGGGCTGACGATCTGACGCCTCACGGTTTTCGCCGTCGTCTGGAACAATATCAGAAAGACCGCCGTTCTGGCCGCGCCCTGCCTTTTCTGATCTTCCGCCACGAAGACAATCGCCTGATTGGCGGCATCAATGTCTCCAATATCCGGCGTGGAATTTGCCAGTCTGCGTCAATTGGCTACTGGATGGGTGAGGATTTCGCTGGCCATGGTTACATGACCCGGACAGTAGCCTTGTTATTGCCCTATTTGTTTGATCATCAAGGGCTTCACCGCGTTGAAGCGGCCTGTTTGCCAAGCAACGGGCCTTCCATGGCGGTTCTGCAAAAGTGCGGCTTTCAGTTTGAGGGCAAGGCCCGGAGTTATCTTTGCATCAATGGCAACTGGGAAGATCATTTGCTCTATTCGGTCCTTCGCTCGGATTTGCAGACATCAGGCAGCCATTTTTCCACCACAGGATCTTTCCCCCTGCATCCTTGAAGCAAATCAGGTCCGATGGATCGGAGCAGGATGCAGACTTTCGACTTTGGGTGGATAGTGATTCCTGACAAGCCTTTGGGGAAACTGATCGGCCTTGCTTTGCTCTTGCCTATGCTTTCGTTGTGAGCAGGGCGAAAAGATCAGCCTTTTCCTTTGAAAAAGGCTAAGTTTGCGAATTTCGCCTTGTGCGGCGAGTGGCAAAATTTTAACTATGATGCACTGTTTCTGCGCATGTCGACAAAGCGCAGATTGTTGAAATATGAGGATCTCTGGTGAATCGCGTATCCGTTCTGATTGTCTTGTTGCTGACCGTTATGTTCAGCTTTGCGTCCCTTGGTGGGGCTGGAGCGGTTGAGGCTGTCGATGTCAAGGCGGATAGTCTGGTTCTCGACCTCAGCGATGTTATCGAACGCTATGACGGCGACGGCGACCGCATTCAGGTTTCCACGGCCCCCGGCCCTGACGGCATCGTGCGCCGTATCGAGGTGCGCGCACGCCAGCAGGGCGTCATCCCCGGCTGGTTTGTCTTCGCACTGGCCAACAATACCGACCGCCAGATCGACCGCTATCTCGTCATTCCCCATTTCCGCTTGCCCGGGTCCGGGCTCCTCAAGCCCGATCTCGGCGCACAGCGTGTCCATGCCATTTCCACCTCTCAGGGCTTCGCGCCTGAGCGGATTCCCGATTCCGAAGCCGATGTTTTCCGCGTCACCCTCGATCCGGGCAATGTTGTCACGTTCGTCGGTGAACAGGCCCATCGCAGTCTGACCAGTCTCAATCTCTGGCAGCCTGAAGCCTATAAGGATTATGTCAACAGCTACTCCTTCTTCCGTGGCATTGTGCTCGGCATCGCGGGGCTGTTGGCTTTGTTCCTTGTCATTCTGTTTGTCGTCAAGGGTGCAGCCATGTTTCCCGCGGCGGCTCTGCTGGCCTGGTCCGTGCTTGCCTATCTGGCGATTGATTTCGGCTTCATGGCGCAATTGTTCGATATTCCGACCAATTACGAGCCGATCTGGCGCGCTGGATCCGAGGTGGTCTTCTCCGCCTCGATCCTCGTTTTGCTCTTCACCTATCTCACGCTTCATCGCTGGCATGTGCGCTATCTGCATGCATCGGGCATTTGGTTGATCTTCCTGGTGGTGATTCTAGGGCTGGCGCTCTATGACCCGTCGCTCGGCGCTGGCATTGCCCGGCTGTCGATGGTCGTCACCGCGCTTGCCGGTTTCGCAGTGATCCTCTATCTGGCCTTCACCGGCTTTGATCGCGCCATCATGCTGATCCCGACATGGATCCTGCTGTTGCTCTGGCTGCTGGCAGCCGGTGCCGCAGTGTCCGGCGTTGTTGACAATGATCTGGTCCAGCCAGCCTTGAGCGGTGGGATGGTTCTGTTGGTGCTGCTCTTCTGCTTCACCATCATGCAGCACGCCTTCTCTGGCGGCATTCTGGCTCAAGGCATTGTGTCCGACAGCGAACGTCGAGCTCTGGCCATCGTCGGATCCGGCGATATGGTCTGGGACTGGGATGTGCCGCGTGACCGCATTCACACCACCCGCGAAGCCGAGAAACTGCTTGGCCTCAAATCGGGTGCGCTGGATGGTCCGGCCCGCGACTGGCTGGAAATGCTACACCCTCAGGACAAGGATCGATTCTCCGCCATGCTTGATGCGGTGATCGATCAGCGCCGTGGGCGGGTCAATCAGGATTTCCGTTTGCGTGCC
This genomic stretch from Cohaesibacter intestini harbors:
- a CDS encoding PilZ domain-containing protein: MTHTPERRTEDRQRVLKGGKVFYNNFAISLDCVIRNESSHGMQITLDPTCALPNEFSLLNRKEGTLADAKVIWKNGDKMGIEFCSKMQDVRTFAKADIRRMSIIATRG
- the thrC gene encoding threonine synthase, with the translated sequence MKYVSTRGQAPELGFCDAILAGLASDGGLYVPKTWPTLTTEDMAALAGKSYQEIAFAVMKPFVEGEIPDDTFRTMIDEAYATFRHDAVTPLIQTGANEFVLELFHGPTLAFKDVAMQLLARLMDFVLAERNARATIIGATSGDTGGAAIEAFRGRSNTDIFIMFPNGRVSPVQQRQMTSVLDDNVHCIALEGHFDDCQAIVKDLFANKSFRDEIALSGVNSINWGRIMAQVVYYFTAALSLGAPHRTVSFTVPTGNFGDIFAGFVAKQMGLPIDKLVIATNQNDILARTLENGAYEVLGVTPSASPSMDIQVSSNFERLLFEVHDRDADSVVRMMSGLKQSGSFTIAEGPLSRLRDGFAADRASEQDTAQTIRQVLADTGYLLDPHSAVGVHVARKVAAADNSNSPMVVLSTAHPAKFPAAVEEASGQYPDLPLWLSNLMDREERFSILENSADAVEAFMRERARALHEA
- a CDS encoding type II toxin-antitoxin system ParD family antitoxin → MTQDNKAVEIGSYFEQFISKQVASGRFGSDAEVLQAGLRLLEEKMLQFHLQQSELVSKHDRSEKDLEALTHETSEISHSMADAMRALASSAAPAGPVIPTTKGLLRSQIAAE
- a CDS encoding methyltransferase; translation: MSEIDTDALAEAYNRGLELEKAGQKAEAAEAYRQALTIDPDDHAGASVRLAAMGLGPQPDKAPVAYVATLFDQHAAAFEKILVDDLGYAVPMMVREMIVQYQPERRFTRMLDLGCGTGLTGIAMAEKVDNMIGVDISTGMLDEAYDKDVYDDLYAGDVVEFLRDIEDDGTGEEGGWDLIVSTDVLPYLGELDEKFHHVGRCLDTKGLFAFSSETLPEDEFGDASYKVGRLQRFAHSERYVRALLDANGMDVKHFQMIIVRTDEGKPIYGHLVLAEKRA
- a CDS encoding M16 family metallopeptidase — translated: MTVNMTRLTNGMTVLSDEMPHLKSAAVGVWIAAGSRSEGADEHGISHLLEHMAFKGTATRSATDIVEQIEAVGGEVNAATGIESTSYYARILEEDVPLAIDILGDILSNSTFDPEELRREKHVILQEIGAAHDAPEDRVFDHIQELAFPDQPLGRTILGTAETVQSFTPDAIHDYLGQHYHGPSMILSAAGGVRHEELVALGEQAFGGFADQPAKPLVPAHYVGGESRDLQKDLMEAQVILGFKGRSYKSEDFYKSQILASMLGGGMSSRLFQEVREKRGLCYSVYAFHWGFADSGLFGIHAATSAEDLEELMPVITGELARAAEDFSDAELNRARAQIKAGLLMGMESPSARASQLARQRMIFGQPRSLEEMVDAIAEISIDDIRNLAADIITGSKPSLASVGPVEKLMWADEVAERMGSATN
- a CDS encoding GNAT family N-acetyltransferase; the encoded protein is MPTPPPHSSPLSNALIYLRHPSKADYNQWACLRAASADFLRPWEPLWGADDLTPHGFRRRLEQYQKDRRSGRALPFLIFRHEDNRLIGGINVSNIRRGICQSASIGYWMGEDFAGHGYMTRTVALLLPYLFDHQGLHRVEAACLPSNGPSMAVLQKCGFQFEGKARSYLCINGNWEDHLLYSVLRSDLQTSGSHFSTTGSFPLHP
- the rnhA gene encoding ribonuclease HI, with amino-acid sequence MSTVTIYTDGACSGNPGPGGWGALLTFGEHEKELCGGEAETTNNRMELQAAIEALNALKRACEVDLWTDSQYVKGGITGWIHGWKKNGWKTANKKPVKNAELWQALDEALKRHKVNWHWVKGHAGHEGNERADDLARRGMAPFKAERS